One genomic region from Phycisphaerae bacterium encodes:
- a CDS encoding tryptophan synthase subunit alpha, whose amino-acid sequence MNRIDAAFNELNENGRKGLFPFIVAGHPDLETTIRLIARFQELGASGIEVGFPFTDPVADGPVIQTAFNHALDAGVTVEKIFDAFGKARDRIRIPLLAMVSVSIVFRIGVDAFLDRAGEAGFSGLIIPDLSLEEAATVKEKAEARDLRLAMLVSPTSPTGRQDRIAKTASGFIYYMSVAGVTGERTKLPPELADNVRRLKDVSGMPVLVGFGIKDPDQVRQVCSVADGAIVGSAFVRRITDAVAAGAPSEHVVDQLSLYLNDLLSGLPDA is encoded by the coding sequence ACGGTCGCAAGGGCCTTTTCCCCTTCATCGTCGCCGGTCATCCGGACCTGGAGACGACGATCCGGCTGATTGCCCGCTTTCAGGAACTGGGCGCATCGGGGATCGAGGTGGGCTTTCCCTTCACCGACCCGGTCGCCGACGGTCCGGTCATCCAGACCGCCTTCAACCACGCCCTCGACGCCGGCGTCACCGTCGAGAAGATCTTCGACGCCTTTGGCAAGGCCCGCGACCGGATCCGCATTCCGCTGCTGGCCATGGTCTCGGTCTCGATCGTCTTTCGCATCGGCGTCGACGCGTTCCTCGACCGCGCCGGCGAGGCGGGTTTCTCGGGCCTCATTATCCCTGACCTCTCGTTGGAAGAGGCCGCCACGGTCAAGGAAAAGGCAGAGGCCCGCGATCTGCGGCTGGCCATGCTCGTTTCGCCGACCAGCCCTACGGGCCGCCAGGACCGGATCGCCAAGACCGCTTCGGGTTTCATCTACTACATGTCGGTGGCTGGAGTGACCGGCGAGCGGACCAAGCTCCCGCCGGAACTGGCGGACAACGTGCGGCGGCTCAAGGACGTCTCGGGCATGCCCGTCCTGGTCGGCTTCGGCATCAAGGATCCCGATCAGGTGCGGCAGGTCTGCTCCGTCGCCGACGGGGCCATCGTCGGCAGCGCGTTTGTCCGGCGGATCACCGACGCCGTTGCCGCCGGCGCCCCATCCGAACACGTCGTCGATCAACTGAGCCTCTATCTCAACGACCTGCTAAGCGGCCTGCCTGACGCGTGA